The Neobacillus sp. PS3-34 genome has a window encoding:
- a CDS encoding sigma-54-dependent Fis family transcriptional regulator — protein MQNVMIVGAGKGGTAILKILHETEVLNVIAVIDRNFDAPGVLFAQEQGIKTGTHWLPFLNDSVDIIIEVTGDQEVFQELMEARGKNTVLIPGSVAYLIAKLMEEKEELIDKHRNESYKQDMIFNSTDDGMVVIDVKGRVILFNRRAQEMMGIKKEEAIGRFVREIIPTSRLPHILETRRAEANQEMILHNGLKIITTRIPIIDEKNNLIGAFAVFKDITEVVNLAEEITNLREIQTMLQAIIQSSDDAISVVDEEGRGILINPAYTRITGLTQDQVIGKPATADISEGESMHMKVLQTRRAVRGVGMRVGPAKKEVVVNVAPIIVKGKLKGSVGVIHDMSEITSLSKELNRARQIIRTLEAKYSFEDIIGLSEEMMLAIDQARLGAKTPATVLLRGESGTGKELFAHAIHNASDRKYNKFIRVNCAALSESLLESELFGYEEGAFSGAKRGGKRGLFEEANNGSIFLDEIGEISSNTQAKLLRVLQESEITRVGGTKAVSINVRVIAATNVNLEKGIANGTFREDLYYRLNRMPIHIPPLRKRKEEIPLLCEKLIHKINRDYGRNVERVTEAAMLQLMAYDWPGNVRELENILGRAMIFMNYHEVAVDLKHLPELKSSHQGDEKPSFGKTMVYDDMPLSEMLEQFEGKIIREKLLQLNGNKTLTARSLGLSVRNLYYKLEKYNIEKKSMQ, from the coding sequence GTGCAAAATGTAATGATTGTAGGTGCAGGTAAAGGTGGCACAGCCATTTTAAAAATCCTGCACGAAACAGAAGTACTGAATGTTATTGCTGTGATTGACAGGAATTTCGATGCACCAGGTGTATTATTTGCCCAGGAGCAAGGGATAAAGACAGGAACACACTGGCTGCCTTTTCTGAATGACTCCGTTGATATCATCATTGAAGTGACAGGCGATCAGGAGGTTTTTCAGGAGCTGATGGAGGCAAGGGGAAAAAATACTGTATTAATTCCTGGAAGTGTTGCCTATTTAATTGCCAAGCTGATGGAAGAAAAGGAAGAACTGATTGATAAACATCGAAACGAATCATATAAACAGGATATGATTTTTAATTCAACGGATGACGGAATGGTCGTAATTGATGTTAAGGGGCGCGTCATCCTGTTTAACCGAAGAGCTCAGGAAATGATGGGGATAAAGAAAGAGGAGGCTATTGGCAGGTTTGTCAGGGAAATTATTCCGACAAGCCGCCTGCCGCATATCCTTGAAACAAGAAGAGCAGAAGCCAACCAGGAAATGATTTTACATAATGGGTTGAAAATTATTACGACCCGCATTCCTATCATCGATGAGAAGAATAACCTCATTGGTGCCTTTGCAGTATTTAAGGATATAACCGAGGTGGTTAATCTTGCAGAGGAAATTACAAATCTAAGGGAAATTCAAACAATGCTGCAGGCCATAATCCAATCCAGTGATGATGCAATTTCTGTTGTAGATGAAGAAGGCAGGGGTATTCTCATCAACCCTGCGTATACTCGTATTACTGGGCTTACGCAGGATCAGGTCATAGGAAAACCTGCAACAGCTGATATTTCCGAAGGCGAAAGCATGCATATGAAGGTATTGCAAACGCGTAGAGCCGTCAGGGGAGTTGGAATGCGGGTTGGTCCAGCAAAAAAGGAAGTAGTCGTCAACGTAGCGCCCATTATAGTTAAAGGCAAATTAAAGGGAAGTGTTGGGGTCATTCACGACATGTCGGAAATAACCAGCCTGAGTAAGGAACTAAACCGGGCAAGGCAGATTATCCGTACATTAGAAGCTAAATATTCCTTTGAAGACATTATCGGATTATCGGAAGAAATGATGCTTGCGATTGACCAGGCAAGGCTTGGAGCAAAAACGCCAGCAACGGTATTGCTTCGGGGAGAATCCGGTACCGGAAAGGAATTGTTCGCCCATGCCATCCATAATGCAAGCGACCGCAAATACAATAAATTTATTAGGGTCAACTGTGCTGCGCTTTCAGAATCGCTTTTGGAGAGTGAATTGTTTGGCTATGAAGAAGGGGCATTTTCTGGGGCAAAAAGAGGTGGAAAAAGGGGACTATTTGAAGAAGCAAATAATGGGAGCATTTTTCTGGATGAAATCGGGGAGATATCTTCGAACACCCAGGCGAAATTACTAAGGGTTCTGCAGGAAAGTGAGATTACCCGTGTAGGCGGAACGAAGGCTGTTTCAATTAATGTGCGGGTGATAGCCGCGACCAATGTGAATCTTGAAAAAGGCATTGCAAACGGTACATTCAGGGAAGACTTATATTATCGGTTAAACCGCATGCCGATCCATATCCCTCCTTTGCGAAAAAGGAAGGAAGAAATTCCACTGCTGTGCGAAAAACTCATACATAAAATTAACAGAGATTATGGACGTAACGTTGAACGGGTTACAGAAGCTGCAATGCTGCAGTTAATGGCATATGATTGGCCGGGGAATGTCAGAGAGCTTGAAAACATTCTTGGACGAGCTATGATTTTTATGAATTATCATGAAGTAGCCGTTGATCTAAAACATCTGCCTGAATTAAAGAGCAGTCATCAAGGAGATGAAAAACCCTCATTCGGAAAGACTATGGTTTATGATGATATGCCGCTGTCGGAAATGCTGGAGCAATTTGAGGGAAAAATAATTAGGGAAAAACTACTCCAATTAAATGGAAATAAAACTTTAACTGCCCGGTCACTTGGATTATCAGTCCGGAATTTATACTATAAGCTGGAAAAATACAATATTGAAAAAAAAAGCATGCAATAA
- the yqiS gene encoding phosphate butyryltransferase, translated as MLLDSLIDKATQFERMTVAVAAAEDEEVIEAIIGALKQDLAKFLLFGDERKILRLIKEKSPAFEKDERLSIVHAESEISAAENAVRSVSNNEASVLMKGNIPTAVLLKAVLNKEYGLRAGSVLSHTAVFEVPGFDRFTIITDAGMNIAPDLEQKAQIVKNAVSIARAIGIENPKVAPLAAVEVINPAMQATMDAAALTMMNRHGQINGCVIDGPLALDNAVSSLAAEHKGIKSEVAGKADILLVPTIEVGNTLYKSLIYFANAKVGAVIAGAKAPIVLTSRADSAQSKLYSLALAICSVSK; from the coding sequence GTGTTATTAGATTCCTTAATTGACAAAGCAACCCAATTTGAAAGAATGACGGTAGCTGTCGCTGCCGCCGAAGACGAAGAGGTAATAGAAGCTATAATTGGAGCCTTAAAGCAAGATCTTGCTAAATTCTTGTTATTTGGCGATGAACGTAAAATTTTAAGGCTGATCAAAGAGAAAAGTCCTGCATTTGAAAAAGATGAGAGATTATCCATCGTTCACGCAGAGTCGGAAATAAGTGCTGCAGAGAATGCGGTCAGGTCCGTTTCCAACAACGAAGCAAGTGTTTTAATGAAAGGAAATATTCCAACTGCTGTTCTGCTAAAGGCAGTTCTGAATAAGGAATATGGTTTAAGGGCAGGCAGCGTTCTATCCCATACTGCTGTTTTTGAAGTGCCTGGTTTTGACCGGTTCACGATCATAACAGACGCAGGAATGAATATCGCTCCCGATTTGGAGCAAAAAGCACAAATTGTAAAAAACGCTGTTTCCATTGCCAGAGCAATCGGCATTGAAAATCCAAAAGTGGCTCCACTGGCTGCGGTTGAAGTAATCAATCCGGCAATGCAGGCTACAATGGATGCAGCAGCCCTAACTATGATGAATAGACACGGCCAAATTAACGGCTGCGTAATTGACGGCCCGCTTGCGCTTGACAATGCTGTTTCATCCTTGGCGGCTGAGCATAAGGGCATTAAAAGTGAAGTAGCAGGTAAAGCTGATATTCTGTTGGTTCCAACCATTGAAGTTGGAAACACATTATATAAATCGCTCATTTATTTTGCAAATGCTAAAGTAGGTGCTGTAATTGCCGGTGCGAAAGCGCCAATTGTATTAACATCCAGGGCAGATAGTGCTCAAAGCAAGCTGTATTCGCTGGCTCTCGCAATATGCTCTGTTTCAAAATAG
- the bcd gene encoding branched-chain amino acid dehydrogenase, with amino-acid sequence MEIFKYLEKYDYEQVVFCQDKQSGLKAIIAIHDTTLGPALGGTRMWTYESEEAAIEDALRLAKGMTYKNAAAGLNLGGGKTVIIGDPRKDKNEEMFRAFGRYIQGLNRRYITAEDVGTTVADMDLIHEETDYVTGISPAFGSSGNPSPVTAYGVYRGMKAAAKEAFGTDSLEGKVIAVQGVGNVAYNLCRHLHEEGAQLIVTDINKEAVQRAVEEFGAKAVEPNEIYGVDCDIYAPCALGAVINDDTISQIKAKVIAGAANNQLKDTQHGDIIHEMGIVYAPDYVINAGGVINVADELYGYNRDRAMKKVEQVYANIEKVIEIAKRDGIPTYMAADRMVEERIERMRNSRGQFLQNGHHILSRRK; translated from the coding sequence ATGGAAATCTTTAAGTATCTTGAAAAATACGATTATGAGCAAGTGGTATTCTGTCAGGACAAACAATCTGGATTAAAAGCGATTATCGCTATCCATGATACAACTCTCGGACCAGCATTAGGCGGAACAAGAATGTGGACTTATGAGTCTGAAGAGGCAGCTATTGAGGACGCACTTCGCCTGGCAAAAGGCATGACATATAAAAATGCTGCTGCAGGTTTAAATCTTGGCGGCGGTAAGACTGTTATCATCGGAGACCCTCGCAAAGACAAGAATGAAGAAATGTTCCGAGCATTCGGACGTTATATACAGGGCTTAAATCGCCGCTATATTACAGCTGAAGATGTGGGTACAACAGTAGCTGATATGGACTTAATCCATGAAGAAACGGATTATGTAACCGGAATCTCACCAGCTTTCGGATCATCTGGAAACCCATCTCCAGTAACAGCGTACGGCGTATACCGCGGGATGAAAGCTGCAGCTAAAGAAGCTTTCGGTACGGATTCTTTAGAGGGTAAAGTCATCGCTGTACAGGGTGTAGGAAATGTTGCTTATAATCTTTGCCGCCATTTACATGAAGAAGGCGCCCAGTTAATCGTTACTGACATTAACAAAGAAGCGGTACAGCGCGCTGTTGAAGAGTTTGGTGCGAAGGCAGTAGAACCAAATGAAATCTACGGCGTTGACTGTGATATTTATGCTCCGTGTGCCCTTGGAGCTGTCATTAATGATGATACTATTTCACAAATCAAGGCTAAGGTTATTGCAGGTGCTGCAAATAACCAGTTAAAAGATACCCAGCATGGTGACATCATTCACGAAATGGGAATCGTATATGCACCGGATTATGTAATCAATGCCGGCGGCGTTATCAATGTTGCGGACGAACTTTACGGCTATAATCGTGATCGAGCAATGAAGAAGGTTGAACAAGTATATGCAAACATTGAAAAAGTAATCGAAATAGCTAAACGTGATGGTATTCCAACATATATGGCAGCTGATCGTATGGTTGAAGAAAGAATTGAAAGAATGCGGAATTCCCGTGGCCAATTTTTACAGAATGGTCACCATATTCTAAGCAGAAGAAAATAA
- the lpdA gene encoding dihydrolipoyl dehydrogenase → MAQEYDLVILGGGTGGYVAAIRASQLGLKTAIVEKGKLGGTCLHKGCIPSKALLRSAEVFATAQKSEEFGVMTSGVTVNFGKVQERKNKIVDQLHKGVQHLMKQGKIDVFEGTGRILGRFIFSPMPGTISVEMNNGDENEMLIPKNVIVATGSRPRTLPGLEIDGDKVLTSDEALAMESLPSSIIIVGGGVIGIEWASMLSDFGVDVTVIEYADRIIPTEDAEISKEMQRLMKKKGIKIVTGAKVLPETLTKGEAVTISAEVKGAAKEFSAEKILVSVGRQANVEGIGLDNTEIQVERGFILTNEFFQTKESHIYAIGDVIGGLQLAHVASHEGITAVEHIAGQNPSPMDYKLVSKCIYSSPEVANVGYTEDEAKEKGFKVKTGKFSFRAIGKALVFGESDGFVKIIADEETDDILGVHMIGPHVTDMISEAGLAMVLDATPWEVSHTIHPHPTLSEAIGEAALAVYGKAIHS, encoded by the coding sequence TTGGCTCAAGAATATGATTTAGTCATTCTAGGCGGTGGAACGGGAGGCTATGTGGCTGCAATTCGTGCCTCACAGCTCGGCCTGAAAACAGCGATTGTCGAAAAAGGAAAGCTGGGCGGAACATGCCTGCATAAAGGTTGTATTCCAAGTAAAGCACTTCTTAGGAGTGCAGAGGTATTTGCCACTGCCCAAAAAAGTGAAGAATTCGGTGTCATGACAAGTGGTGTCACTGTTAATTTTGGAAAAGTCCAGGAAAGAAAAAATAAAATCGTCGATCAGCTTCATAAGGGTGTTCAACACTTAATGAAGCAGGGGAAAATCGATGTGTTTGAAGGAACTGGCAGGATTTTAGGGCGATTTATCTTTTCACCTATGCCGGGCACCATTTCGGTTGAGATGAATAATGGCGATGAAAACGAAATGCTAATTCCTAAGAATGTCATCGTTGCGACTGGTTCAAGGCCTCGTACTTTGCCAGGCCTTGAAATTGACGGTGATAAAGTACTTACTTCCGATGAAGCGCTAGCGATGGAATCTCTTCCATCCTCCATCATTATTGTCGGCGGAGGGGTAATTGGAATAGAATGGGCCTCCATGCTGTCCGATTTCGGAGTAGATGTAACCGTAATTGAATATGCAGACCGCATTATTCCAACTGAAGATGCCGAGATTTCAAAGGAAATGCAGCGCTTGATGAAGAAAAAAGGGATCAAGATTGTAACGGGTGCAAAGGTTCTTCCGGAAACATTGACCAAAGGTGAAGCTGTAACAATTTCAGCTGAGGTAAAAGGAGCAGCAAAGGAATTCAGTGCTGAAAAAATCCTTGTTTCCGTTGGACGCCAGGCAAATGTAGAAGGTATTGGCCTTGATAATACAGAAATACAAGTTGAAAGAGGTTTTATCCTTACAAACGAGTTTTTCCAGACGAAAGAGTCACATATTTATGCGATTGGCGACGTTATTGGCGGGCTGCAGCTTGCGCATGTTGCTTCCCACGAAGGAATCACAGCTGTTGAGCATATTGCAGGTCAAAACCCATCTCCTATGGACTATAAGCTAGTTTCCAAGTGCATCTACAGCAGCCCTGAGGTTGCGAACGTTGGATACACAGAAGACGAAGCGAAAGAAAAAGGTTTTAAAGTGAAGACAGGCAAGTTTTCATTCCGGGCAATTGGAAAGGCACTTGTATTTGGCGAATCAGATGGCTTCGTTAAAATAATTGCCGATGAAGAAACCGATGATATTCTAGGGGTGCATATGATCGGTCCGCACGTGACAGATATGATTTCGGAAGCAGGCCTTGCAATGGTTTTAGATGCAACACCTTGGGAAGTGTCACACACCATCCATCCTCATCCGACTTTATCCGAGGCAATTGGTGAAGCTGCATTGGCTGTTTACGGAAAGGCAATTCATTCTTAA
- a CDS encoding dihydrolipoamide acetyltransferase family protein: MAIEQIKMPQLGESVTEGTISKWLVSVGDKVNKYDPLAEVMTDKVNAEVPSSFEGVIKELVAAEGDTLAVGEIILTIEVGGSNMDEAQEKENFHTEDKKEADVAGGEIFAADQGNKARYSPAVLKISQENGIDLNQVKGTGAGGRITRKDLLKLIESGDIPKAGIRPSASPQAAVQQQDASAAVPVAPAAPAAKPAAAPVNVPVVPGDIEIPVSGVRKAIAANMLRSKHEAPHAWTMMEVDVTNLVEYRNSIKDDFKKKEGFNLTFFAFFVKAVAQALKEYPQINSMWAGDKIIQKKEINLNIAVATEDALFVPVIRNADEKTIKGIAREITELAGKVRKGQLKSEDMQGGTFTVNNTGSFGSVQSMGIINYPQAAILQVESIVKRPVVVNNGMIAVRDMVNLCMSLDHRVLDGLVCGRFLQRVKEILENTSKSTTSVY; the protein is encoded by the coding sequence TTGGCAATTGAACAAATTAAAATGCCCCAGCTTGGAGAAAGCGTAACAGAAGGAACAATCAGTAAATGGCTTGTTTCTGTGGGAGATAAGGTAAATAAATATGATCCGCTTGCAGAAGTCATGACGGATAAAGTAAATGCGGAGGTGCCATCTTCATTTGAAGGGGTGATCAAGGAATTGGTCGCTGCCGAGGGAGATACGCTTGCGGTAGGAGAAATTATCCTTACGATTGAAGTAGGCGGAAGCAATATGGACGAAGCTCAGGAGAAAGAAAACTTCCATACAGAGGATAAGAAAGAAGCTGACGTTGCAGGAGGAGAGATTTTTGCAGCAGATCAGGGAAATAAAGCCCGCTATTCACCAGCTGTTTTAAAAATTTCTCAGGAGAACGGAATTGACCTGAACCAGGTGAAAGGTACTGGTGCTGGCGGCCGCATTACCAGAAAAGATTTGCTGAAGTTAATCGAATCAGGAGATATTCCGAAGGCGGGAATACGGCCATCTGCTTCCCCTCAGGCTGCAGTCCAGCAGCAAGATGCAAGTGCAGCCGTGCCTGTGGCTCCAGCTGCTCCGGCTGCTAAACCTGCAGCTGCTCCAGTTAATGTTCCAGTCGTGCCGGGAGATATCGAAATTCCTGTCAGTGGCGTGCGTAAAGCAATTGCTGCAAACATGCTTCGCAGCAAGCACGAGGCACCACATGCCTGGACAATGATGGAAGTTGATGTAACAAATCTTGTGGAATACCGTAACAGCATCAAGGATGATTTCAAAAAGAAAGAAGGCTTTAATCTGACTTTCTTCGCATTCTTCGTCAAGGCGGTTGCGCAGGCGTTGAAAGAATACCCGCAAATCAATTCCATGTGGGCGGGTGATAAAATCATTCAAAAGAAAGAAATTAATCTTAACATCGCGGTAGCGACAGAAGATGCATTATTTGTTCCAGTCATCCGCAATGCGGATGAAAAAACAATTAAAGGCATCGCCCGTGAAATCACGGAGCTTGCAGGCAAGGTGCGAAAAGGGCAGTTAAAGTCCGAGGATATGCAGGGCGGAACCTTCACTGTCAATAACACTGGTTCATTCGGTTCGGTACAATCGATGGGAATCATCAATTATCCGCAGGCAGCCATTCTGCAGGTGGAATCCATCGTGAAACGTCCAGTTGTCGTAAACAACGGCATGATCGCGGTTCGCGATATGGTGAATTTATGTATGTCACTTGACCACCGCGTTTTAGATGGTCTTGTATGCGGCAGATTCCTGCAGCGTGTGAAAGAGATTCTAGAAAATACTTCAAAGTCTACAACTTCAGTTTACTAA